Proteins co-encoded in one Aethina tumida isolate Nest 87 chromosome 7, icAetTumi1.1, whole genome shotgun sequence genomic window:
- the LOC109603923 gene encoding proton-coupled amino acid transporter-like protein pathetic isoform X2: MKKYGAINGREYEPKPLPVKTMKQDEKQRLLDSDYQSDTTSLDMEPMVSESSDDPFSNRNLEHPTSNFDTMVHLLKGNVGTGILAMPDAFRNAGWVVGLLGTLIMGAICTHCMHMLVGCSHELCRRTQKPALNFAEVVEQAFKTGPRSLQSFSKMAKTMINFFLCLTQIGFCCVYFVFVAANLHDVVKHYFADISVHWYLLMLLIPLVLLNWVKSLKYLTPASLFASIVTCTGLAITFFYMLQGLPNTSSIHAFSSWNQLPLYFGTAIYAFEGIGVVLPLENNMRNPQDFGGWNGVLNTGMVIVASLYTAIGFFGYLKYGDQAVLGSVTLLLPADEILAQSVRLMMAIAIFLSYSLQFYVPFNIVWPSVKKHFEDERSIRLAEYATRTFLVFVTFALAIAIPNLGAVISLVGAFSSSALALIFPPLIEIITFWPDKLGRSNWVLWKDLSIVIFGFIGFLIGSYVSLLNVLYPEVQV, encoded by the exons ATGAAGAAGTACGGTGCGATAAATGGAAGGGAATAC gAGCCAAAGCCGTTGCCGGTCAAAACGATGAAGCAAGACGAAAAACAACGACTGCTGGACAGCGACTATCAAAGCGACACCACCTCCCTGGACATGGAGCCCATGGTGTCCGAGTCGTCGGACGACCCGTTCAGCAACCGCAATCTCGAGCACCCGACCTCCAATTTCGACACCATGGTGCACTTGCTCAAAGGTAATGTCGGCACCGGCATCTTGGCGATGCCGGACGCCTTCAGGAATGCCGGCTGGGTCGTGGGACTGTTGGGTACGTTGATAATGGGCGCGATCTGCACCCACTGCATGCACATGTTGGTCGGATGCTCGCACGAGTTATGCAGACGGACGCAGAAGCCGGCGTTGAATTTCGCCGAGGTTGTGGAACAGGCTTTCAAAACGGGACCACGAAGTCTTCAATCCTTTTCGAAAATGGCTAA GACAATGATAAACTTCTTCCTATGTCTTACCCAGATTGGCTTTTGCTGCGTGTACTTTGTTTTCGTAGCAGCCAATCTGCACGATGTGGTGAAGCACTATTTTGCAGACATCAGCGTTCATTGGTACCTCCTAATGTTGCTAATACCTTTAGTGCTCCTTAATTGGGTGAAAAGTCTGAAGTATTTAACGCCGGCCTCTCTATTTGCCTCCATAGTGACGTGCACTGGTTTGGCCATCACCTTCTTCTACATGTTACAAGGTTTACCAAACACTTCCAGCATCCACGCTTTCTCTAGCTGGAACCAGTTGCCATTGTACTTTGGCACTGCAATCTATGCATTTGAAGGAATTGGAGTG GTTTTGCCCTTAGAGAATAACATGAGGAACCCACAAGATTTTGGTGGATGGAATGGCGTATTAAACACTGGAATGGTCATAGTGGCCAGTTTGTACACAGCAATCGGTTTCTTTGGATATTTAAAGTACGGAGATCAAGCTGTGTTGGGAAGTGTAACACTTTTGTTGCCAGCAGATGAAAT ATTGGCACAATCGGTTCGTTTAATGATGGCCATCGCAATCTTTCTCTCGTACAGCCTTCAGTTCTACGTTCCGTTCAACATAGTATGGCCATCAgtgaaaaaacattttgaagatGAGCGATCCATACGCCTTGCCGAATACGCGACTCGAACCTTTCTGGTGTTCGTGACCTTCGCCCTTGCCATCGCCATTCCGAATCTGGGTGCTGTGATCTCCTTGGTCGGAGCATTCAGTAGCAGCGCCCTGGCATTGATTTTCCCGCCGCTCATTGAAATCATCACGTTTTGGCCCGACAAGCTCGGCAGAAGTAACTGGGTTTTGTGGAAAGACCTGTCGATCGTTATTTTTGGATTTATCGGGTTCTTGATTGGGTCGTACGTTAGTTTGTTGAATGTTTTGTATCCGGAGGTGCAGGTTTGA
- the LOC109603923 gene encoding proton-coupled amino acid transporter-like protein pathetic isoform X3, whose translation MTDTPMKPLNEPKPLPVKTMKQDEKQRLLDSDYQSDTTSLDMEPMVSESSDDPFSNRNLEHPTSNFDTMVHLLKGNVGTGILAMPDAFRNAGWVVGLLGTLIMGAICTHCMHMLVGCSHELCRRTQKPALNFAEVVEQAFKTGPRSLQSFSKMAKTMINFFLCLTQIGFCCVYFVFVAANLHDVVKHYFADISVHWYLLMLLIPLVLLNWVKSLKYLTPASLFASIVTCTGLAITFFYMLQGLPNTSSIHAFSSWNQLPLYFGTAIYAFEGIGVVLPLENNMRNPQDFGGWNGVLNTGMVIVASLYTAIGFFGYLKYGDQAVLGSVTLLLPADEILAQSVRLMMAIAIFLSYSLQFYVPFNIVWPSVKKHFEDERSIRLAEYATRTFLVFVTFALAIAIPNLGAVISLVGAFSSSALALIFPPLIEIITFWPDKLGRSNWVLWKDLSIVIFGFIGFLIGSYVSLLNVLYPEVQV comes from the exons gAGCCAAAGCCGTTGCCGGTCAAAACGATGAAGCAAGACGAAAAACAACGACTGCTGGACAGCGACTATCAAAGCGACACCACCTCCCTGGACATGGAGCCCATGGTGTCCGAGTCGTCGGACGACCCGTTCAGCAACCGCAATCTCGAGCACCCGACCTCCAATTTCGACACCATGGTGCACTTGCTCAAAGGTAATGTCGGCACCGGCATCTTGGCGATGCCGGACGCCTTCAGGAATGCCGGCTGGGTCGTGGGACTGTTGGGTACGTTGATAATGGGCGCGATCTGCACCCACTGCATGCACATGTTGGTCGGATGCTCGCACGAGTTATGCAGACGGACGCAGAAGCCGGCGTTGAATTTCGCCGAGGTTGTGGAACAGGCTTTCAAAACGGGACCACGAAGTCTTCAATCCTTTTCGAAAATGGCTAA GACAATGATAAACTTCTTCCTATGTCTTACCCAGATTGGCTTTTGCTGCGTGTACTTTGTTTTCGTAGCAGCCAATCTGCACGATGTGGTGAAGCACTATTTTGCAGACATCAGCGTTCATTGGTACCTCCTAATGTTGCTAATACCTTTAGTGCTCCTTAATTGGGTGAAAAGTCTGAAGTATTTAACGCCGGCCTCTCTATTTGCCTCCATAGTGACGTGCACTGGTTTGGCCATCACCTTCTTCTACATGTTACAAGGTTTACCAAACACTTCCAGCATCCACGCTTTCTCTAGCTGGAACCAGTTGCCATTGTACTTTGGCACTGCAATCTATGCATTTGAAGGAATTGGAGTG GTTTTGCCCTTAGAGAATAACATGAGGAACCCACAAGATTTTGGTGGATGGAATGGCGTATTAAACACTGGAATGGTCATAGTGGCCAGTTTGTACACAGCAATCGGTTTCTTTGGATATTTAAAGTACGGAGATCAAGCTGTGTTGGGAAGTGTAACACTTTTGTTGCCAGCAGATGAAAT ATTGGCACAATCGGTTCGTTTAATGATGGCCATCGCAATCTTTCTCTCGTACAGCCTTCAGTTCTACGTTCCGTTCAACATAGTATGGCCATCAgtgaaaaaacattttgaagatGAGCGATCCATACGCCTTGCCGAATACGCGACTCGAACCTTTCTGGTGTTCGTGACCTTCGCCCTTGCCATCGCCATTCCGAATCTGGGTGCTGTGATCTCCTTGGTCGGAGCATTCAGTAGCAGCGCCCTGGCATTGATTTTCCCGCCGCTCATTGAAATCATCACGTTTTGGCCCGACAAGCTCGGCAGAAGTAACTGGGTTTTGTGGAAAGACCTGTCGATCGTTATTTTTGGATTTATCGGGTTCTTGATTGGGTCGTACGTTAGTTTGTTGAATGTTTTGTATCCGGAGGTGCAGGTTTGA
- the LOC109603923 gene encoding proton-coupled amino acid transporter-like protein pathetic isoform X1, with translation MVERLYTLHRLFILNLYSEETWNLDVEPKPLPVKTMKQDEKQRLLDSDYQSDTTSLDMEPMVSESSDDPFSNRNLEHPTSNFDTMVHLLKGNVGTGILAMPDAFRNAGWVVGLLGTLIMGAICTHCMHMLVGCSHELCRRTQKPALNFAEVVEQAFKTGPRSLQSFSKMAKTMINFFLCLTQIGFCCVYFVFVAANLHDVVKHYFADISVHWYLLMLLIPLVLLNWVKSLKYLTPASLFASIVTCTGLAITFFYMLQGLPNTSSIHAFSSWNQLPLYFGTAIYAFEGIGVVLPLENNMRNPQDFGGWNGVLNTGMVIVASLYTAIGFFGYLKYGDQAVLGSVTLLLPADEILAQSVRLMMAIAIFLSYSLQFYVPFNIVWPSVKKHFEDERSIRLAEYATRTFLVFVTFALAIAIPNLGAVISLVGAFSSSALALIFPPLIEIITFWPDKLGRSNWVLWKDLSIVIFGFIGFLIGSYVSLLNVLYPEVQV, from the exons gAGCCAAAGCCGTTGCCGGTCAAAACGATGAAGCAAGACGAAAAACAACGACTGCTGGACAGCGACTATCAAAGCGACACCACCTCCCTGGACATGGAGCCCATGGTGTCCGAGTCGTCGGACGACCCGTTCAGCAACCGCAATCTCGAGCACCCGACCTCCAATTTCGACACCATGGTGCACTTGCTCAAAGGTAATGTCGGCACCGGCATCTTGGCGATGCCGGACGCCTTCAGGAATGCCGGCTGGGTCGTGGGACTGTTGGGTACGTTGATAATGGGCGCGATCTGCACCCACTGCATGCACATGTTGGTCGGATGCTCGCACGAGTTATGCAGACGGACGCAGAAGCCGGCGTTGAATTTCGCCGAGGTTGTGGAACAGGCTTTCAAAACGGGACCACGAAGTCTTCAATCCTTTTCGAAAATGGCTAA GACAATGATAAACTTCTTCCTATGTCTTACCCAGATTGGCTTTTGCTGCGTGTACTTTGTTTTCGTAGCAGCCAATCTGCACGATGTGGTGAAGCACTATTTTGCAGACATCAGCGTTCATTGGTACCTCCTAATGTTGCTAATACCTTTAGTGCTCCTTAATTGGGTGAAAAGTCTGAAGTATTTAACGCCGGCCTCTCTATTTGCCTCCATAGTGACGTGCACTGGTTTGGCCATCACCTTCTTCTACATGTTACAAGGTTTACCAAACACTTCCAGCATCCACGCTTTCTCTAGCTGGAACCAGTTGCCATTGTACTTTGGCACTGCAATCTATGCATTTGAAGGAATTGGAGTG GTTTTGCCCTTAGAGAATAACATGAGGAACCCACAAGATTTTGGTGGATGGAATGGCGTATTAAACACTGGAATGGTCATAGTGGCCAGTTTGTACACAGCAATCGGTTTCTTTGGATATTTAAAGTACGGAGATCAAGCTGTGTTGGGAAGTGTAACACTTTTGTTGCCAGCAGATGAAAT ATTGGCACAATCGGTTCGTTTAATGATGGCCATCGCAATCTTTCTCTCGTACAGCCTTCAGTTCTACGTTCCGTTCAACATAGTATGGCCATCAgtgaaaaaacattttgaagatGAGCGATCCATACGCCTTGCCGAATACGCGACTCGAACCTTTCTGGTGTTCGTGACCTTCGCCCTTGCCATCGCCATTCCGAATCTGGGTGCTGTGATCTCCTTGGTCGGAGCATTCAGTAGCAGCGCCCTGGCATTGATTTTCCCGCCGCTCATTGAAATCATCACGTTTTGGCCCGACAAGCTCGGCAGAAGTAACTGGGTTTTGTGGAAAGACCTGTCGATCGTTATTTTTGGATTTATCGGGTTCTTGATTGGGTCGTACGTTAGTTTGTTGAATGTTTTGTATCCGGAGGTGCAGGTTTGA
- the LOC109603923 gene encoding proton-coupled amino acid transporter-like protein pathetic isoform X4: MKQDEKQRLLDSDYQSDTTSLDMEPMVSESSDDPFSNRNLEHPTSNFDTMVHLLKGNVGTGILAMPDAFRNAGWVVGLLGTLIMGAICTHCMHMLVGCSHELCRRTQKPALNFAEVVEQAFKTGPRSLQSFSKMAKTMINFFLCLTQIGFCCVYFVFVAANLHDVVKHYFADISVHWYLLMLLIPLVLLNWVKSLKYLTPASLFASIVTCTGLAITFFYMLQGLPNTSSIHAFSSWNQLPLYFGTAIYAFEGIGVVLPLENNMRNPQDFGGWNGVLNTGMVIVASLYTAIGFFGYLKYGDQAVLGSVTLLLPADEILAQSVRLMMAIAIFLSYSLQFYVPFNIVWPSVKKHFEDERSIRLAEYATRTFLVFVTFALAIAIPNLGAVISLVGAFSSSALALIFPPLIEIITFWPDKLGRSNWVLWKDLSIVIFGFIGFLIGSYVSLLNVLYPEVQV, translated from the exons ATGAAGCAAGACGAAAAACAACGACTGCTGGACAGCGACTATCAAAGCGACACCACCTCCCTGGACATGGAGCCCATGGTGTCCGAGTCGTCGGACGACCCGTTCAGCAACCGCAATCTCGAGCACCCGACCTCCAATTTCGACACCATGGTGCACTTGCTCAAAGGTAATGTCGGCACCGGCATCTTGGCGATGCCGGACGCCTTCAGGAATGCCGGCTGGGTCGTGGGACTGTTGGGTACGTTGATAATGGGCGCGATCTGCACCCACTGCATGCACATGTTGGTCGGATGCTCGCACGAGTTATGCAGACGGACGCAGAAGCCGGCGTTGAATTTCGCCGAGGTTGTGGAACAGGCTTTCAAAACGGGACCACGAAGTCTTCAATCCTTTTCGAAAATGGCTAA GACAATGATAAACTTCTTCCTATGTCTTACCCAGATTGGCTTTTGCTGCGTGTACTTTGTTTTCGTAGCAGCCAATCTGCACGATGTGGTGAAGCACTATTTTGCAGACATCAGCGTTCATTGGTACCTCCTAATGTTGCTAATACCTTTAGTGCTCCTTAATTGGGTGAAAAGTCTGAAGTATTTAACGCCGGCCTCTCTATTTGCCTCCATAGTGACGTGCACTGGTTTGGCCATCACCTTCTTCTACATGTTACAAGGTTTACCAAACACTTCCAGCATCCACGCTTTCTCTAGCTGGAACCAGTTGCCATTGTACTTTGGCACTGCAATCTATGCATTTGAAGGAATTGGAGTG GTTTTGCCCTTAGAGAATAACATGAGGAACCCACAAGATTTTGGTGGATGGAATGGCGTATTAAACACTGGAATGGTCATAGTGGCCAGTTTGTACACAGCAATCGGTTTCTTTGGATATTTAAAGTACGGAGATCAAGCTGTGTTGGGAAGTGTAACACTTTTGTTGCCAGCAGATGAAAT ATTGGCACAATCGGTTCGTTTAATGATGGCCATCGCAATCTTTCTCTCGTACAGCCTTCAGTTCTACGTTCCGTTCAACATAGTATGGCCATCAgtgaaaaaacattttgaagatGAGCGATCCATACGCCTTGCCGAATACGCGACTCGAACCTTTCTGGTGTTCGTGACCTTCGCCCTTGCCATCGCCATTCCGAATCTGGGTGCTGTGATCTCCTTGGTCGGAGCATTCAGTAGCAGCGCCCTGGCATTGATTTTCCCGCCGCTCATTGAAATCATCACGTTTTGGCCCGACAAGCTCGGCAGAAGTAACTGGGTTTTGTGGAAAGACCTGTCGATCGTTATTTTTGGATTTATCGGGTTCTTGATTGGGTCGTACGTTAGTTTGTTGAATGTTTTGTATCCGGAGGTGCAGGTTTGA
- the LOC109603926 gene encoding 60S ribosomal protein L21, which produces MTNSKGYRRGTRDLFSRKFKKSGVIPLSTYMKVYKAGDIVDIKGNGAVQKGMPYKVYHGKTGRVFNVTAHALGVIVNKRVRGKILPKRINIRIEHVTHSKCREDFLNRVKQNEKLRKEAKEKKVKISLKRQPSQPRPGHIVSGKNPAIQLAPIPYEFIA; this is translated from the coding sequence ATGACGAACTCAAAGGGTTACCGCAGAGGAACCAGGGACTTGTTCTCCCGCAAGTTCAAAAAGAGCGGAGTCATCCCTCTTTCCACTTACATGAAAGTCTACAAGGCTGGTGACATTGTAGACATCAAAGGAAACGGTGCCGTACAAAAAGGTATGCCCTACAAAGTGTACCACGGCAAAACTGGACGTGTATTCAATGTGACTGCCCACGCTTTGGGAGTGATCGTAAACAAGAGGGTCCGCGGAAAGATCCTACCCAAGAGAATCAACATCCGTATTGAGCACGTAACTCATTCCAAGTGCAGGGAAGATTTCTTGAACCGCGTCAAGCAGAACGAGAAACTCCGCAAGGAAGCTAAGGAAAAGAAAGTGAAAATTTCCTTGAAAAGACAACCTTCTCAACCTAGGCCTGGACACATCGTCAGTGGTAAAAACCCAGCCATCCAACTGGCACCCATACCATATGAATTCATTGCTTAA
- the LOC109603925 gene encoding RNA-binding protein 42 isoform X1: protein MSVSLYPLCPILPTELSESLTEDHITFRLLINQSIKMDKFRQMEDEMNRFEAEIASQTMVNNYSYSLPNFQNPSMIPHQISKGAKRYDSYSSSAHIISKPAVVSAKPTLYAVPKAPAPAATTASTSASQSAVDFMALQSEVEKKLKKLKNEKVSAELAISQGKASSALQSFGPDDYKRKGGPKNRKLMRCAGGSTWEDHTLQDWPEDDFRIFCGDLGNDVTDELLTRTFNKFPSFQRAKVIRDKRTNKSKGYGFVSFKDPVDFTKAMKEMNGRYVGSRPIKLRKSTWRQRCIDVVKKKEKEKAALISMLTGR from the exons ATGTCCGTCTCTCTCTATCCGCTGTGCCCTATTTTACCGACAGAGCTATCTGAAAGCCTTACAG AAGATCACATAACATTCCGGTTATTGATCAACCAATCCATCAAAATGGACAAGTTTCGTCAAATGGAAGACGAAATGAACCGTTTCGAGGCGGAAATTGCCAGTCAAACGATGGTAAACAACTATTCGTATTCATTGCCCAACTTTCAAAACCCTTCGATGATACCACATCAAATCTCCAAGGGTGCCAAAAGGTATGACAGTTATTCTTCATCTGCACACATAATCTCCAAACCTGCGGTTGTTTCTGCAAAGCCCACTCTGTATGCAGTTCCCAAGGCTCCAGCGCCAGCGGCTACAACCGCCTCAACTTCAGCATCTCAGTCTGCCGTGGATTTCATGGCGTTGCAATCTGAAGTGGAGAAGAAATTGAAGAAGCTCAAAAATGAAAAGGTCAGTGCAGAACTTGCCATTTCTCAGGGCAAGGCCAGCAGTGCATTGCAGTCCTTTGGACCAGATGATTACAAAAGAAAGGGAGGGCCAAAGAACAGGAAATTGATGAGATGTGCTGGAGGATCGACTTGGGAGGATCATACATTACAGGACTGGCCAGAGGATGATTTTAGGATTTTCTGTGGGGATTTGGGTAATGATGTGACAGATGAACTGCTTACCaggacatttaataaatttccttcATTCCAAAGGGCTAAAGTAATTAGAGATAAAAGAACAAACAAAAGCAAAGGATATGGATTTGTTAGTTTTAAAGATCCTGTTGATTTTACCAAAGCTATGAAGGAAATGAATGGAAGATATGTTGGAAGCAGACCTATAAAATTGAGGAAGAGTACTTGGAGGCAAAGGTGCATAGATGTTGTAAAGAAAAAGGAGAAAGAAAAGGCTGCCCTTATTAGCATGCTGACAGGGCGATAA
- the LOC109603925 gene encoding RNA-binding protein 42 isoform X2 yields the protein MDKFRQMEDEMNRFEAEIASQTMVNNYSYSLPNFQNPSMIPHQISKGAKRYDSYSSSAHIISKPAVVSAKPTLYAVPKAPAPAATTASTSASQSAVDFMALQSEVEKKLKKLKNEKVSAELAISQGKASSALQSFGPDDYKRKGGPKNRKLMRCAGGSTWEDHTLQDWPEDDFRIFCGDLGNDVTDELLTRTFNKFPSFQRAKVIRDKRTNKSKGYGFVSFKDPVDFTKAMKEMNGRYVGSRPIKLRKSTWRQRCIDVVKKKEKEKAALISMLTGR from the coding sequence ATGGACAAGTTTCGTCAAATGGAAGACGAAATGAACCGTTTCGAGGCGGAAATTGCCAGTCAAACGATGGTAAACAACTATTCGTATTCATTGCCCAACTTTCAAAACCCTTCGATGATACCACATCAAATCTCCAAGGGTGCCAAAAGGTATGACAGTTATTCTTCATCTGCACACATAATCTCCAAACCTGCGGTTGTTTCTGCAAAGCCCACTCTGTATGCAGTTCCCAAGGCTCCAGCGCCAGCGGCTACAACCGCCTCAACTTCAGCATCTCAGTCTGCCGTGGATTTCATGGCGTTGCAATCTGAAGTGGAGAAGAAATTGAAGAAGCTCAAAAATGAAAAGGTCAGTGCAGAACTTGCCATTTCTCAGGGCAAGGCCAGCAGTGCATTGCAGTCCTTTGGACCAGATGATTACAAAAGAAAGGGAGGGCCAAAGAACAGGAAATTGATGAGATGTGCTGGAGGATCGACTTGGGAGGATCATACATTACAGGACTGGCCAGAGGATGATTTTAGGATTTTCTGTGGGGATTTGGGTAATGATGTGACAGATGAACTGCTTACCaggacatttaataaatttccttcATTCCAAAGGGCTAAAGTAATTAGAGATAAAAGAACAAACAAAAGCAAAGGATATGGATTTGTTAGTTTTAAAGATCCTGTTGATTTTACCAAAGCTATGAAGGAAATGAATGGAAGATATGTTGGAAGCAGACCTATAAAATTGAGGAAGAGTACTTGGAGGCAAAGGTGCATAGATGTTGTAAAGAAAAAGGAGAAAGAAAAGGCTGCCCTTATTAGCATGCTGACAGGGCGATAA
- the LOC109607245 gene encoding V-type proton ATPase catalytic subunit A, with product MSKIDDEREGQYGYVHAVSGPVVTAEKMSGSAMYELVRVGYHELVGEIIRLEGDMATIQVYEETSGVTVGDPVLRTGKPLSVELGPGIMGSIFDGIQRPLKDINDLTQSIYIPKGVNVPALSRTAKWEFNPWNIKLGAHLTGGDIYGIVHENTLVKHKIVLPPKAKGTVTYVAEPGNYTVDEVVLETEFDGERTKYSMLQVWPVRQPRPVSEKLPANHPLLTGQRVLDSLFPCVQGGTTAIPGAFGCGKTVISQSLSKYSNSDVIIYVGCGERGNEMSEVLRDFPELSVEIDGHTESIMKRTALVANTSNMPVAAREASIYTGITLSEYFRDMGYNVSMMADSTSRWAEALREISGRLAEMPADSGYPAYLGARLASFYERAGRVKCLGNPDREGSVSIVGAVSPPGGDFSDPVTSATLGIVQVFWGLDKKLAQRKHFPSINWLISYSKYTRALDDFYDKNFPEFVPLRTKVKEILQEEEDLSEIVQLVGKASLAETDKITLEVAKLLKEDFLQQNSYSAYDRFCPFYKTVGMLRNMIGLYDMARHAVESTAQSENKITWNVIRDSMSNILYQLSSMKFKDPVKDGEAKIKADFDQLYEDIQQAFRNLED from the exons ATGTCGAAGATCGATGATGAACGTGAAGGACAGTATGGATACGTCCATGCAGTATCCGGTCCTG TCGTCACCGCCGAAAAAATGAGCGGATCGGCTATGTACGAATTGGTCAGGGTTGGTTACCATGAACTGGTCGGTGAAATTATCCGATTGGAGGGCGATATGGCCACTATCCAA GTATACGAAGAAACATCCGGTGTAACAGTTGGTGATCCGGTGTTGCGTACCGGTAAACCCTTGTCCGTCGAATTGGGACCTGGTATTATGGGTTCAATTTTCGACGGTATCCAACGTCCGTTGAAAGACATCAACGATTTGACCCAGAGCATTTACATTCCCAAGGGTGTGAACGTGCCCGCCCTTTCGAGGACGGCCAAATGGGAATTCAATCCGTGGAACATCAAA TTGGGAGCTCACTTAACGGGAGGTGACATCTACGGTATCGTCCACGAAAACACCCTGGTGAAACACAAAATCGTCCTGCCACCTAAAGCCAAGGGTACGGTTACATACGTAGCTGAGCCGGGTAATTACACAGTCGAT GAAGTTGTATTGGAAACGGAATTCGATGGCGAACGCACCAAATATTCTATGTTGCAAGTGTGGCCTGTACGTCAACCACGTCCGGTCAGCGAAAAGTTGCCAGCGAATCATCCTCTTCTCACCGGACAACGTGTCCTGGACTCTTTGTTCCC ttGTGTACAGGGTGGTACCACCGCCATTCCCGGAGCTTTCGGTTGTGGAAAGACTGTAATTTCACAATCTTTGTCCAAATATTCCAACTCTGACGTCATTATCTACGTCGGTTGTGGAGAAAGAG gtAACGAGATGTCTGAAGTACTGCGTGACTTCCCCGAACTATCCGTCGAAATCGACGGCCACACCGAATCCATCATGAAGCGTACCGCCCTCGTCGCCAACACCTCCAACATGCCTGTAGCCGCCCGTGAGGCGTCCATTTACACCGGTATCACCCTTTCGGAATATTTCCGTGACATGGGTTACAACGTATCCATGATGGCTGATTCGACCTCCCGTTGGGCCGAAGCCTTGAGAGAAATTTCTGGTCGTTTGGCTGAAATGCCCGCCGATTCCGGTTATCCGGCTTACTTGGGTGCCCGTCTCGCCTCCTTCTACGAACGTGCCGGTCGTGTTAAGTGTCTGGGTAATCCAGACAGAGAAGGTTCCGTCTCCATTGTAGGAGCCGTATCACCACCCGGTGGTGACTTCTCCGATCCCGTCACATCCGCCACCCTTG GTATTGTACAAGTGTTCTGGGGTTTGGATAAGAAATTGGCTCAACGTAAACATTTCCCCTCCATTAACTGGCTCATCTCATACTCCAAATACACACGTGCCCTAGATGACTTCTACGACAAAAACTTCCCAGAATTCGTACCCCTCAGGACCAAAGTCAAGGAGATCTTACAA gAAGAAGAAGATTTGTCCGAAATCGTACAGCTGGTCGGTAAAGCCTCTTTGGCCGAAACCGATAAGATCACCCTTGAAGTAGCCAAACTGCTGAAGGAAGATTTCCTGCAACAGAACTCATACTCCGCCTATGACAGATTCTGTCCATTCTACAAAACCGTCGGTATGTTGAGAAACATGATCGGCTTGTACGACATGGCGAGACACGCCGTCGAAAGTACAGCACAATCCGAGAACAAGATCACGTGGAATGTAATCAGAGATTCAATGAGCAACATCTTGTACCAATTGAGCAGTATGAAGTTCAAGGATCCAGTCAAGGATGGCGAGGCTAAAATTAAGGCCGACTTTGACCAATTATACGAAGATATCCAACAAGCGTTCAGGAATCTGGAAGATTAG
- the LOC109607243 gene encoding charged multivesicular body protein 2a, with protein sequence MEWLFGKRLTPEELLRKNQRALNKAMRDLDREKQKMEQQEKKIIIDIKKLAKEGQMDAVKIMARDLVRTRRYVKKFMLMKANIQAVSLKIQTLRSQNAMAQAMKGVTKAMASMNRQLNLPQIQRILQEFEKQSEIMDMKEEIMNDAIDDAMEGDDDEEESDAVVNQVLDELGLQLNDTLSGLPQTAGSLPAAGQKQPAAAAAAMEGGNGGGTMSDADADLQARLDKLRRE encoded by the exons atggaGTGGCTGTTTGGAAAACGTTTAACTCCTGAGGAATTGCTCAGAAAAAACCAAAGGGCATTAAACAAAGCGATGCGCGATTTGGACAGGGAAAAACAGAAAATGGAACAACAAGAAAAGAAAATCATTATAGACATAAAGAAATTAGCAAAAGAGGGACAAATG gacGCTGTTAAAATTATGGCGAGAGACTTGGTCCGCACGCGTCGTTACGTGAAGAAATTCATGCTGATGAAGGCAAACATCCAAGCAGTGTCCTTAAAAATACAAACTCTCAGGTCGCAAAATGCTATGGCTCAGGCCATGAAGGGGGTCACCAAAGCGATGGCCAGCATGAACAGACAGCTCAATCTGCCACAAATTCAAAGGATTTTGCAGGAGTTTGAGAAGCAATCTGAAATTATGGATATGAAGGAGGAGATCATGAATGATGCCATCGATGATGCGATGGAAGGGGATGATGATGAAGAAGAaag tgATGCAGTTGTAAACCAAGTGCTGGATGAACTGGGTTTACAATTGAACGACACTTTATCCGGATTACCGCAGACGGCGGGATCGTTGCCGGCCGCTGGCCAAAAGCAGCCGGCAGCGGCAGCCGCCGCCATGGAGGGCGGAAATGGTGGAGGTACGATGTCGGATGCTGACGCAGATCTGCAAGCCAGATTGGACAAACTAAGGCGCGAGTGA